The following nucleotide sequence is from Methylocella sp..
TGCCTATCTTGTTAGCGACCGCTTCAACCGAGCACATCAGCGTCGACGAGCTGGCGAACGCCGGCATCTCAGAAGTCGTGCGTCGCCCCCTTGCATCCTCCGAAATCATGGCCGCGCTTTCCCGTTGCCTAGCCCCGAAAAGCGCCGCGGCCAGCGCAGAATCTTAATCCGTTGCGCTCGGCCCGAAATCGCGCGCGAAGCAGCCCACGAACTTTGCTGATTACTTTTTCACAGCCTGTATGAAGCTCTCGGCCGTGCCGTCCTCGGGATTAACGAAGATGATGTCTTTGGGATCTCGTCTCGGGATATCGAGCGACAGGAACACGACCGGCGTTTCATAAATATCGGGGAGCGCGTGCACGGTGCCGCGTTTGAAGAACAGAAGATGACCCGGCGCGAAATCTCCGCCATTGGCGGCCTCCCCCATCCAGAACGAACCTTTGCCGGAGAGCACATAAAGATATTCGTCGCATGTCGCATGATAGTGCGGCGGCGTCGCCCGATAGACGCGGAAGACGCGCGCGCTGGCCGACTCCTCATTGGTTAAATAGGTGTCGAGCAACAGCGTCTTGGCCGTCTCTGGAAAGGATTTCGCGATTTTGTTCAGATCGAACCGGCCAAAGGCCGTTTTATCTTGGCTCATATGATGATCTCCGTATGTTTCGCGTGGCGAGGCTCGGCGCCTGCCGCCGGCCGCGTCATTCAGGGCGCAACGCCCAAACGCAGCAGCAGCGGCGCTATTATGGCGGTGAGGACAGCGCTCAATCCGATCGCGATTCCACTATAGGCTCCCGCCGTCTCATTGATCTCCATCATCCGCGCGGTCGCGAGCCCATGCGCAGTCGCGCCCGCCGCGAGCCCTTGCGCGCGCATATCCTTGACGCGGATCAGCCGCATCAATGGAATCACAATTATGACGCCGACGATGCCTGTCATAAGCGTAAATGCCGCAGCAAGCGAGGAATTGCCGCCGATCTGATCCGCTATGCCCATTGCGACGGGCGTTGTCGCTGAGTGCGGCGCAAGCGAAAGGACGACGATCTTGGAGGCTCCCATGGCGCGGCTGATCAGCATAGCAGTCAACGAGGTTGTCACGGCTCCTGCGATCACGGCGGGCAGAATGGCATGGACGGCCTTGTGGATCGAGCGAAGATTGTCATAGAGGGGCAACGCCAAGGCGACGGTCGCCGGCCCCAGCAGGAAGCCGACGAACTGGCCGCCCTTCATGTAGTTTGCGTAGGAGACGTGAGTCAGCTTCAGCGCAAGCACCAAAATCACGACGGAGACGAGGACTGGGTTGAGGAGCGCGAATCCGCCGCAACGGCGCTGAATCCAGATGCCGAACCGATATGCCAAAAGCGTGCCGACCAAACCGACGGAGGCGTCCGACACAAAGGCGGCGTCGATGATCCCAGAGGTCTCCATCAGCTTTGTCTTTCGCGGGTGAGATAATGCATCACGCTTGCCGTCACGATCATGCCAAGAACAGTGGAGACGACAATCGATATGCTGATCGGCAAAGCATCCCGCGCCAATATGGGCAGAGCGTTGATCAGGCCAACGCCCGCCGGAACGAAAAGGATCGACATGTTTTGCAGCAACGTTCCGCCCGTCATTCTGAGAGAATGGTCCGGCCCGCCTTGCCGCGCCAACAACGCGAGCAGGATGAGCAGGCCAATCACGGGCCCCGGCAACGGCAAGCCAGTCAGCCGCGCAATCGCATTGCCCACCACGAGGCAGATGAAGAGCGTCGATAAAGCCTTCAGCATTTAATGTCTTCCCGCTCTAGCAAGCGCTTGCTCCTATTTGGATCGAGCGTCCTCTAGGTATTTGTGTTGATTCGAAACGTCATATTTTGGCTGTGGATCACGACCCCGCCTTGGCGCGCGAGACTGAAACCAGCGACTGACGTTGGGTTGTCTCGGGCGAAAGGCGGCCTTCGTCAAGCAGAGGACGATGCTTCCCCGGTCTCGTTTCTCGCGCGATGCGGCCGGCCGATGCCGCATCCACGGCGATCGCTTGCCTCTCGCCCAGCATAGGCGACGGCGTTTTGGCGTCGATCGAGTCGAGACTTTAGTCTATTGCGGCTGATCGTCGCTGCCGTGACTCGCCTCCCCGACGTTCACGCTCTAATGCGCCTCAACTGGCGCGGCGCTCCGCCGAGGCCTTCTCAGCAACACGATTGCGGAAAGGCTGATGATCAGCCCGACGCCAACGATCC
It contains:
- a CDS encoding cupin domain-containing protein yields the protein MSQDKTAFGRFDLNKIAKSFPETAKTLLLDTYLTNEESASARVFRVYRATPPHYHATCDEYLYVLSGKGSFWMGEAANGGDFAPGHLLFFKRGTVHALPDIYETPVVFLSLDIPRRDPKDIIFVNPEDGTAESFIQAVKK
- a CDS encoding LrgB family protein; the encoded protein is METSGIIDAAFVSDASVGLVGTLLAYRFGIWIQRRCGGFALLNPVLVSVVILVLALKLTHVSYANYMKGGQFVGFLLGPATVALALPLYDNLRSIHKAVHAILPAVIAGAVTTSLTAMLISRAMGASKIVVLSLAPHSATTPVAMGIADQIGGNSSLAAAFTLMTGIVGVIIVIPLMRLIRVKDMRAQGLAAGATAHGLATARMMEINETAGAYSGIAIGLSAVLTAIIAPLLLRLGVAP
- a CDS encoding CidA/LrgA family protein — translated: MLKALSTLFICLVVGNAIARLTGLPLPGPVIGLLILLALLARQGGPDHSLRMTGGTLLQNMSILFVPAGVGLINALPILARDALPISISIVVSTVLGMIVTASVMHYLTRERQS